A genomic stretch from Canis lupus baileyi chromosome 3, mCanLup2.hap1, whole genome shotgun sequence includes:
- the LOC140626058 gene encoding olfactory receptor 8D1-like has protein sequence MDTENHSSVTEFILEGLTDQPGLQLPLFVLFLLIYMVCIMGNMGLIFLIRISSQLHMPMYYFLSNLSFIDLCYSTVIIPKLLVNFVSEKNLTSFPECMAQLFFFCFFGIDDSYMLTAMAYDRYVAICNPLLYNVTMSNRICFLLVTSVYTVGAIGALVHTSYISSRSFCGTNIIHHYFCDILPLLNISCSRDSTKELLVMILVGFNVFACALAIFISYAFILSSILCIHSAEGRSKAFSTCSSHLAAVGVFYGSIIFMYFKPSSSNIIQEKVASVFYTTVIPMLNPLIYSLRNKDVKESLKKVLNNGLLSQSS, from the coding sequence ATGGATACAGAAAATCATTCTTCAGTTACTGAGTTTATCCTTGAGGGGTTAACAGACCAGCCTGGACTCCAGCTCCCTCTCTTTGTCCTGTTTCTACTTATCTATATGGTCTGCATCATGGGAAATATGGGCTTGATCTTTTTAATCAGAATCAGTTCTCAGCTTCATATGCCCATGTATTATTTTCTCAGTAATCTGTCCTTCATAGATCTCTGCTACTCCACTGTCATAATTCCCAAGCTGTTGGTGAACTTTGTTTCAGAAAAGAATCTCACCTCCTTTCCTGAGTGCATGGCTCaactctttttcttctgcttctttggtATTGATGACTCCTACATGCTGACAGCAATGGCATATGATCGTTATGTTGCTATCTGTAACCCCTTGCTCTATAATGTCACCATGTCCAACAGAATCTGTTTTCTACTGGTCACCAGTGTGTATACAGTGGGCGCCATTGGAGCCTTAGTCCACACCAGCTACATATCTAGTCGATCCTTCTGTGGAACTAATATCATCCACCATTACTTCTGTGACATCCTTCCTCTTCTGAATATATCTTGTTCAAGAGACTCCACCAAGGAACTCTTGGTAATGATTTTGGTTGGATTCAATGTATTTGCATGTGCTTTAGCCATCTTTATCTCTTATGCCTTCATTCTTTCCAGCATCTTATGCATCCACTCAGCTGAAGGCAGGTCCAAAGCTTTCAGTACCTGCAGTTCCCACCTTGCAGCTGTTGGGGTCTTCTATGGCTCCATcatcttcatgtattttaaacCATCTTCCAGCAACATAATACAGGAGAAGGTGGCTTCTGTGTTTTATACCACAGTGATTCCCATGCTTAACCCCCTTATCTATAGCCTTAGGAACAAGGATGTCAAGGAATCCCTTAAAAAAGTCCTAAATAATGGGTTACTTTCTCAGTCTTCATAG